From the genome of Streptomyces sp. NBC_01116, one region includes:
- a CDS encoding SIS domain-containing protein: protein MLDESLLDAPEALARADRRDLLRGAAEAGARVRTAARHAAEAGIGGLNPEGRPRAVLVAGPGTAASGVADLIGALAGAAAPVVRIHPTGVAPAPGALRWALPGWAGSVDLLLIATADGSEPGLALLAEQAYRRGCTVVAVAPTRSPLREAVDGVHGLVVPMAAAPHGEYDAETSAAGPGTLWALLTPLLALLDRVGLVTAPPEDLQKVADRLDRTAERCGPAIATYSNPAKTLAAELADSLPLLWTEGDAAGPVGRRFAAVLSELAGRPALAAELPEALPSHGTLLAGDFAAGADPDDFFRDRVDEGETLRARVVLLRDRPTGGLSAYPAARELALGHDTPVSELEPEEGSELEAVAELLAITDFAAVYLSLASAPQP, encoded by the coding sequence ATGCTCGACGAGTCCCTGCTCGACGCCCCGGAAGCCCTGGCCCGAGCCGACCGCCGCGATCTGCTGCGCGGCGCCGCCGAGGCCGGCGCCCGGGTCCGCACCGCCGCCCGGCACGCCGCCGAAGCCGGCATCGGCGGCCTGAACCCGGAGGGCCGGCCCCGGGCCGTCCTCGTGGCGGGCCCCGGCACCGCCGCCTCCGGGGTCGCCGACCTGATCGGCGCGCTGGCGGGCGCGGCCGCCCCCGTCGTACGCATCCACCCCACGGGTGTGGCCCCCGCACCCGGCGCCCTCCGCTGGGCCCTGCCCGGCTGGGCCGGCTCCGTGGACCTGCTCCTCATCGCGACCGCCGACGGTTCCGAACCGGGCCTCGCCCTGCTCGCCGAACAGGCCTACCGCCGCGGCTGCACCGTCGTCGCCGTCGCCCCCACCCGCTCACCGCTGCGCGAGGCGGTCGACGGGGTGCATGGCCTGGTCGTCCCGATGGCAGCCGCCCCGCACGGCGAGTACGACGCGGAGACCTCCGCCGCCGGCCCCGGCACCCTGTGGGCGCTGCTCACCCCCCTGCTGGCGCTCCTGGACCGGGTCGGACTGGTGACCGCGCCGCCCGAGGACCTGCAGAAGGTCGCGGACCGCCTGGACCGCACCGCGGAACGCTGCGGCCCGGCCATCGCCACGTACAGCAACCCGGCCAAGACGCTCGCGGCCGAGCTCGCCGACAGCCTGCCGCTGCTGTGGACGGAGGGCGACGCCGCAGGCCCGGTGGGACGCCGCTTCGCCGCCGTACTGTCCGAGCTCGCCGGCCGCCCCGCCCTGGCCGCGGAACTGCCCGAGGCACTGCCCTCGCACGGCACGCTCCTCGCCGGGGACTTCGCGGCCGGCGCGGACCCCGACGACTTCTTCCGCGACCGGGTCGACGAGGGCGAGACGCTGAGGGCCCGCGTCGTCCTGCTCCGGGACCGCCCGACAGGAGGCCTCAGCGCCTACCCGGCGGCACGGGAGCTGGCGCTCGGCCACGACACCCCCGTGAGCGAGCTGGAGCCGGAGGAGGGCAGCGAGCTGGAGGCCGTGGCCGAGCTGCTCGCGATCACCGACTTCGCAGCCGTCTACCTGTCACTGGCCTCGGCCCCCCAGCCCTGA
- a CDS encoding Trm112 family protein, which produces MALEAGLLEILACPACHSPLDDRSTADSPELVCSGDACGLAYPVRDGIPVLLVDEARRPA; this is translated from the coding sequence ATGGCGCTCGAAGCCGGCCTCCTGGAGATCCTGGCCTGCCCTGCCTGCCACTCCCCGCTCGACGACCGTTCGACGGCAGACAGCCCCGAGCTGGTCTGCTCGGGCGACGCCTGCGGCCTGGCCTACCCGGTCCGGGACGGCATCCCGGTCCTTCTCGTCGACGAGGCGCGCCGCCCCGCCTGA
- a CDS encoding phosphomannomutase/phosphoglucomutase, translated as MVADLSQLVKAYDVRGVVPDQWDESLAELFGAAFVQVTAADAIVIGHDMRPTSPGLAGAFARGAAARGADVTLIGLCSTDQLYYASGALGLPGAMFTASHNPAQYNGIKMCRAGAAPVGQDTGLAEIRTLVEQWSEGAPRPAAATTPGTITERDTLTDYAAHLLGLVDLKAVRPLKVVVDAGNGMGGHTVPTVFEGLPLDLVPMYFELDGTFPNHEANPLDPKNIVDLQARVLAEGADLGLAFDGDADRCFVVDERGAGVSPSAITALVAARELARNGGEGIVIHNLITSLSVPEVVRENGGTPVRTRVGHSFIKTEMAEHGAIFGGEHSAHYYFRDFWNADTGMLAALHVLAALGGQRKPLSELVAEYDRYSGSGEINSTVADQSASLATVRKVYGARDGVTFDDLDGLTVTAADWWFNLRASNTEPLLRLNVEARDEQTMATVRDEVLGLIREA; from the coding sequence GTGGTTGCTGATCTGTCGCAGCTCGTGAAGGCGTACGACGTGCGCGGAGTAGTGCCCGACCAGTGGGACGAATCGCTGGCCGAACTCTTCGGAGCCGCGTTCGTCCAGGTCACGGCCGCCGACGCCATCGTGATCGGCCACGACATGCGCCCCACGTCGCCCGGTCTCGCCGGCGCGTTCGCCCGGGGCGCGGCGGCCCGGGGCGCGGACGTCACGCTCATCGGCCTCTGCTCGACGGACCAGCTGTACTACGCGTCGGGGGCCCTCGGCCTCCCCGGGGCGATGTTCACGGCCTCGCACAACCCGGCGCAGTACAACGGCATCAAGATGTGCCGGGCGGGCGCCGCCCCGGTCGGCCAGGACACCGGCCTCGCCGAGATCCGCACCCTGGTCGAGCAGTGGTCGGAAGGCGCCCCCCGGCCGGCGGCCGCCACCACCCCCGGCACGATCACCGAGCGGGACACCCTCACCGACTACGCGGCCCACCTCCTCGGCCTGGTCGACCTCAAGGCGGTCCGCCCCCTCAAGGTCGTGGTGGACGCGGGCAACGGCATGGGCGGCCACACGGTCCCCACGGTCTTCGAGGGCCTCCCGCTCGACCTCGTACCGATGTACTTCGAGCTGGACGGCACCTTCCCCAACCACGAGGCCAACCCCCTCGACCCCAAGAACATCGTCGACCTCCAGGCCCGCGTCCTCGCCGAGGGCGCCGACCTCGGCCTCGCCTTCGACGGCGACGCGGACCGCTGCTTCGTGGTCGACGAGCGGGGCGCGGGCGTCTCCCCCTCCGCGATCACGGCCCTCGTCGCCGCCCGCGAGCTGGCCCGCAACGGCGGCGAGGGCATCGTCATCCACAACCTGATCACCTCCTTGTCCGTCCCCGAGGTGGTCCGCGAGAACGGCGGCACCCCGGTCCGCACCCGCGTCGGCCACTCCTTCATCAAGACGGAGATGGCGGAGCACGGCGCGATCTTCGGCGGCGAGCACTCGGCGCACTACTACTTCCGCGACTTCTGGAACGCCGATACGGGCATGCTCGCCGCCCTCCACGTACTCGCCGCACTCGGCGGCCAGCGGAAGCCGCTCTCCGAACTGGTCGCGGAGTACGACCGCTACAGCGGCTCCGGCGAGATCAACTCCACCGTCGCCGACCAGTCCGCCAGCCTGGCCACGGTCAGGAAGGTCTACGGCGCCCGCGACGGCGTCACCTTCGACGACCTGGACGGCCTCACGGTCACGGCCGCCGACTGGTGGTTCAACCTCCGCGCCTCGAACACGGAACCGCTCCTGCGCCTGAACGTCGAGGCGAGGGACGAGCAGACGATGGCGACGGTACGCGACGAGGTCCTCGGCCTGATCCGCGAAGCCTGA
- a CDS encoding DUF3499 domain-containing protein: protein MTRGGSRRSPLKSAVPSNIVSPVRRCSRTACGRPAVATLTYVYADSTAVLGPLATYAEPHCYDLCAEHSERLTAPRGWEVVRLSDGSAPAHPSGDDLEALANAVREAARPHDRGRDGGGRGPRAADPVEVARRGHLRVLRSPES from the coding sequence GTGACCCGAGGGGGGAGTCGTCGCAGCCCGCTCAAGAGTGCGGTACCGTCCAACATCGTGAGCCCTGTACGTCGCTGTTCGCGCACCGCGTGCGGCCGCCCTGCCGTCGCGACACTGACGTACGTCTATGCCGATTCGACTGCGGTCCTCGGCCCGCTCGCCACCTACGCCGAGCCCCACTGTTACGACCTCTGCGCCGAACACAGTGAGCGGCTTACCGCGCCACGGGGCTGGGAAGTGGTGCGGCTCTCCGACGGCTCCGCACCGGCACACCCCAGCGGCGACGACCTCGAAGCACTGGCCAACGCGGTCCGCGAAGCGGCACGCCCGCACGACCGGGGCCGGGACGGCGGGGGCCGGGGACCGCGCGCCGCCGACCCGGTGGAAGTGGCCCGCCGAGGTCACCTGAGAGTGCTGCGCTCACCGGAGTCCTGA